Part of the Sylvia atricapilla isolate bSylAtr1 chromosome 1, bSylAtr1.pri, whole genome shotgun sequence genome, GGAAACCAGAATATCCAACAAAACCTAGGAATAATATGTGTGTCATTGGTGATGTCATTTTGTGTCACCTGTGGGGTTTAGTTTATGGGTGTGTTGTGAAGAGGGGCCCTCTTCAcccctccaggctgctctgggctttgcagctgtgctgggcattAGGACCTGCCCCTTCCAGTGCATTTACTCCCTCTCACTTGGCTAATGGCTTTCCAGGGACCTTGCTCCTTCAGACAAAGTcggaacaatttttttttattctgtaattacAAAGTAGTGCCAAGAGCAGGTCAGACAAGAAGATCATGAGAAGTTAGCATTGATTTTGGAGTGCAAAATCCTATATTTGTGACCTCTGTGTTGCCTACAGAGAAGAACAGCTAACTGTGGATTTTAAGAGAGATGTGGCTGGAGTTAACCTCCACCTTTTACCAAGGTTCTTTACTGTGTCTCCTACAGCATCATCCCAGACTCTCCCAGAATGGACAGGTTCTGTCAACAGTCAGTGAAGTGTACTGCCGGATTTATATAATGTGTAATCTTCTGGGGGAGATTCGAAGTCCAGGTGAAGTCTAGTCTCAAGGGAAGTAGGTCAAGAGTCGTATCCATGGAGCAAACACTGATCAGCATCCTCAACATTTAGGTGGGTTGGTGTGGGCACttctgggctccccagcagAAGAACCTCATGGACTTCTTGAAACAAAACCAGTACAGGGCCACCGAGACGATATAAGGGCTCTTTCAGAGATGATTGAGATACCCGGGACTCCCAGAAGACAAGGATGGACAGGAGAGTGTCATCGGTGTGTGCAAATCCCTGATGGCAGGGAATGAAATCGAGAGAGCCTGGCTGATCTCAGCAGTGCAACTGTGAGGGAAAAGAGTGCACGggcagaaattaaaacagatcGAATTTCCTGGGCAAAGCAAGAAACAACTTTTAATTGGTAGGGTAGTCAGGGAAAGAGGTGGTGGAGTGTCTGTCATTTGCCATCCAAACCTGAACTGTCCATGGTCCTGGAAATCCTGCTCTTGCTTGAGCAGGAGGGTTCCCCTGGGCTCCTGACAAAGTGGATGATGTCGTTTTTCTGTTTGTAGTGAAGGTTTgagattcctgctgggaagagTGTTTGTCAAGGATGTGCTGCCACGGATTGGCTTTTCCAGAACCACGCACAGGAGAGCACTGATTTGTCAAAGCCTTTAGTGTATTCAGGTGACAAGCTTGTCTCGTGTCCTGGAAGGTCATTCCCCACCTCCCTAACATCCCTTTCCCATCTTGGTTGGTACTGGTGGCTGCATCTTTGCTAGGAAAGGTATTTTACACCTTTCCCATCTACCCCAATGGCCTGTTCATTCCTGGAACTGTGTGGGTAGGGATGTGAGACCATTGGAATTCAAAAACTAAAGGAGGCATCTCAGGTTTTGCTGCAACGGAACTTTATTGaggcaataaaaataaagagaaagaagaaagcaattGAAGGGAGCAGGTTGGCAGTGCAAGTAGGGCAACCACCAGTGCTACTGCAATGCCAGCAAACGTGACATTTACCAACCAAGGTGCTTTgcttgcaggagctgctgccagagccctgagctggtggTGTCAGGGGTCGTGCCGAGGGTCTTCAGCAGATGCCCCTTCTGCCGTAGCAGCCCAGGCCCCCCAGGCCACAGCCATAGCCCAGCCCATAGCCAAGGCCAAAGCCAAATCCCCCAGAgatgggctgtccctgggcactgagttCAGTGCCCACGGCAGCCGAGGAGGTGGATCCGACGACggtgctctgggggaaggaggtcatgatgggtcctggcagggtgaccagcacaggggaagggttGATGATGACACGGGAATCCTGgcattgcagggcacagggctcgttgcagctgttggccagcggggtgggtccgcagggagagcagaggttGTTGCAGGCCATGGCTGTGGTGTGGAGGGTccctggaaaagaggagggtGAGACAGTGCAGGGGTGAGAGGTGCAAGGAGCTGTGTCAGGAGGACAAGGGAGGCAATGAAGTGTGGAGGATcttgtggggctgtggggcagcataagggctgctgaggctggggcaTGCGGGAAGAGAGGGGCCAGGAgtttgaggagcagcagggtcagggtTTTGAGGCTCACCTGGttgtctgcaggagcaggagaagaaggTCTGAGGAGAAGTGTGTGATGGAGAGAGGCTCTGGTCTGGCTTTTATGCTGGTTGTGGAGGGGCGTGACAGCCTTGTCCCATGGCCTTGGGGCATTTTGTGGGCAGCAGTTCTCACCTGGCCCAGCCTTGTGAGTCATGAGGTGAGgagtgttttctttcccatgctTCTGCAGTGTCATGTCCTGCTTTTGAGTCCGTGTTCATCTGACCTTGGCAGCAGCTTTAAAgtgagtttttgttttgggagCATTTGCATTTAAGATGCACGTCAGAGAATGCAGGATAGACCACAATACGTTAGAATTGTCATCAGGGTCCCCACCCTATTGCTCTTGTGTGGTTTGGTCTGTGGGTGTGTTGTGCAGAGGGGCACCATTCCATCACAGCCGTGTCAGGATGGTCTCGTCTTTGCAGCTGTGTCATGTGTGAGGAGGTGACCCTTCCATCGTGGCCATTCCTCCTCACGTCACCACCATGTCACCAGACCTTTACTCTTTGATTCTTTTCTGGCTGTGACACCCTGGTGTTACAGTGGCTCTTTTCTGGTGTGACAGGAGAACATACCAGGTACAGAGGAAGATACTGGGAACAGCTGCTGACGGATCTGGAGAGGAAGATTTTGAGTAGTGGTTTTGTGAACTGCAGATTTTTAGATGCAGACAAGGCAGCCAAAGGAGAGGTTGTCTCCAATCCTGCATCTGTctgaaaagaggtttttttctgtgagactgttgctgctctttcctcccttttaaCAAGTGATGGGGCAAGTAGAAATGGTCTCAAGTTACTAAACCCTGAGTTGACATGGTCATGGGCAGCCTTGTAGAGCTGTCCTTCCTTGAGCAGGTTGGGTTGAACTCCACGATCTCCTACAGAAACAGAGAGTGATTAGATAAGGGGAAATgtcttcccactgccagagggtaGGGTTAGATGGtgtattgggaagaaattcttccctgtgtgggtggcacaggttgcccagagaatctgtgaCTGCCCCAACCCTGGTAATGATCACGGCCAGGTTGGCCAGGACTTGGAACAACCTaggatagtggaaagtgtcttTGTCCATCACAGCGGGCTGGAACAACAGAACcttcaaggtcctttccaagcAAAACCATTCCACAATGAGTCTTTGGTCGCTTCAGAGAGGTTCCTTGAGCACTAACGATTCCCTTTGCTCTGATTCTGCTTCCTGGTATGGGCACAGCGTCCTGCTGAGGGAGAAATCTCTTCAGCAGGGGGCAAAATTCAATACCTCAGAACCCAACGAGAATGGTCAGGGACAGACTTGTGTGTGGCACTGAATGGATCCACCTACAGGCTTTGAGGGAGCTGGTGAAAGTGCTCCCAAGACACTTGCAATTTTTTGAGGGGTCCCAGTTGATGGAGGCTTGAAAATGGGACTCTTCCCTAGAAGAAGGGTCTGGGCAACTCCAGCCCTGTCAGTCTGagcccagtgctgcagaagctgctggaacAGATTATCTTGAGAGTATTTAATGTCCCCTGCAAGATCACGAGGTGATGAGGCCCAGCCAGCCTGAATTTAGCAAAGTCAGGTCCTGCTCGATTAACCTCATCAACTGAGGTGTCAATGTGACCTCCTTAGTAAATGAGGAAAAGTCCATGGATGATTTTTACATGGAATGTACTAAAGACTAAAATATCCAGGCTTGGGAAAGAAAGCTGCCTGTGGGTAAAGAGGATCTGGGAGTCCTGGCTGACAATAGGTGAATGTGATCGAATGTGTACCCAGGTGGCCAAAATAACCAGTGACATCCTGGCTTGTATTACCTATGGTGGAGCCAGCAGGACCATGGAAGTGACAGTCCCACTGAATTCAGtgctggtgaggccacacccTGAATCTGAGCTCAGTTTTAGGCTCCTCACACCGAGAAAGACATTGAGGAGCTTGAAGAAGTCCAAAGAAGAACAAAGATGTTGGTGAAGAAGCTACAGAACCAtttctgtgaggagcagaagaggGAAGAGTGGTTGCTTTATCTGGGGACCAGGTTAGCTTGAATTCATGGATCCAATAGAGTAATCCTTGTGCACTCCTGGATTCCAGTGCTGGGATGTTCAGAGAGTCCTGGTGGGGAAGGGTTGGACAAATGTGTGCTGCCATTGGGAGGTTGTGTTGGGGTTATGGGCACAAGTACATCGGTGTGTCCGAGtctttgggaaaaggaaaggctTGTGCTGCATTCTGGAAGCCCAGTGGATGGTTCTGCTGTTGACAGACATTGCAGGAGAGGTCTTGTAGCCCCTTTTCCACACACACAGATGAGCTTTTGACAGCTGATTTTGTGCTACATGAAGCTGCAAGAGGCATGGAAGGACAAAGGAGAAGACACATGAGGTTATATTGCAGAACACCTTTATTGAGAGAAAAGAATTACAGGGCAGGACAAAGAAAGTGGGAAGGGAGGTGGTGTGAGGTAGAAATAAGGGTGACCATAAGCTGAGGTGCTTTGCTTGCCCGAGCTCCTGCCACAACCCCAAGCTGgtggtgtcagggctggtgctgagaCCCCTCAGCAGATGCCCCTTCTGCCGTAGCAGCCCAGGCCTCCCAGGCCATAGCCAAATCCACGGCCATAGCCAAGGCCGTAGCCAAAGGCACCAAATCCCCCAGAgatgggctgtccctgggcactgagttCAGTGCCCACAGCAGCCGAGGAGGTGGATCCGACGACggtgctctgggggaaggaggtcatgatgggtcctggcagggtgaccagcacaggggcagggtcAATGATGACACGGGAAGCCTGgcattgcagggcacagggctcgttgcagctgttggccagcgggGTGGGTCCGCAGGGAGTGCAGAGGTTGTTGCAGGCCATGGCTGTGCGGTGGAGTGTCCCTGGAAGAGAAGGGGTTAGGCAAGGCTAAAGGTTTGGCGTGGAAGTGGTGGTTATGCAGGAAAGTGAGAGAATTTTATGAGGCTGTGAGAAGGCATGAGGActgcagaggctggggctgagtgTGCTGGCAGAGAGGGGCCAGAGGTGCAAGTGGAAAGGGGGTCAGGGGTTTGAGGCTTACCTGGTTgtcagcaggagaaggaggagaaggtcTGAGGAGAAGTGTGTGAGGGAGAGGCTCTGGGCCGGCTTTTATGCTGATCCTGAAGGGGCGTGACAGCCTTGTCCCATGGCCTTGAGGCATTTTGTGGGCAGCAGTTCTTGCCTGGCCCAGCTTAGTCAGTTGTGAGGTGAAGAGTGTTTTCTTTACTGTCCTTCTGCAGTGTCATGTCCTGCTCTTGAGGCCGTGTCCATCTGACCTTGGCTGCACCCTGAATGAGTTGTTCATTGGGCAGTTTTGGTTGTTTGATGTGTGACAGAGAGGGCTGAATAAACATCCAGAGCCCAGGAGAGGTGTGGTGTCACCAGTGAGGTCATTTTGTGGCTTTCATATGCTGTGGTTTTCAGGTACCTTATGAAGACTGGGCTCATCCCTTTGTGTCTTGAATGAGATCATGTGACAGTAACTGGAAAACCAGATACTGGTCAGGATGgatttgcttcctttttatGGTCCATTTGGATTTCAGAAATTTACAGGACAAggaattctttcattttcaatgtATATTCTGATGTAATTAAGAAATCAAAACCCCCCACCAACAAACAACATTCGATCCCTTTATGATCATAGCTGGTGAGTGACTTCAATTCTTTCATTCCACATTCAAGCTGTAAGATTTCATATCTCACATACCTTACGTCCTAATACTAGGTTCACATTAGTAAAACTCAGTAATTGCTATCTGATGGTCCGTGtgctcctctttccctctttgtcATGGTATGGACATTTCTCCATgaaattctatgattccatgtCCTGCTCTTGAGGCCTTGTCCATCTAACCTTGACAGCAGCTTGTGAGCACAAGCAGGTACTTGAGAGGGTTTGCATGGAAGATTGGTGTTAGGCCTGACCCAATAATCCACCAAAATCTCGGAGAGGTGTGGTGCCATCAGTGAAATCCCCCTGTGGCACTGACTcgtgtgctgtggtttgtgggTGTGTTGTCAAGAGGGGCCCcattccctcccagccctgtcaggctgctctgggatttgcggctgtgctgcagctgtttcCCCTTCCCTCACATTCCACTGCTCCCCTCCTTGATCCCACCTGGCTGAGGCTGGCACTAGGCCTGACCTCTCCTGTTCACTATGCTCTCAGGATATCTTGatgctcctcctgctcagaaGATTTTTATACGCAGGATGAGATAATTCTTAATTTCAGCTCAGAAACAACCCAGGCAAGTCCGGGTTGtgtcagtgcccagcacagTGGCCTGAGAAAGGTCTGAAGGGCTGGACCCGGAGGCTTGTGGTCAGTGTCCCAAAGTCCAGATGGCAGCAAGTCCCCAGGGCTGTAGGTCTGGAGCTGTGTCCTTTGGGCCAACCCTGACAATCTGACTGGTGCTGGACATCTGCTGGAGCTCATACAGGGCATCTGCCCAGTGCTGTTTCTTGGGAGGAGTCATCCTGGTCAGGAAGGAATATATGAGTATCAAATGGTTTTCTTCTAAGAAATCATCCCTGTGATTGTGGGTGAGAAGAAAtggagcaggaggtgtcccAGACGCATTGTGGTAAAAGGGACCCCAAGTCTGTGGGTCAGGATTGTGAGAAAAGTTGTGATGAAGCAGAGGGAGGTGACCCTTGCTGTCTCTTGAACCTTGATGAGGTCCCATGTGTGGTGTTGTGAGCAGTTCTGGGCTTCCCACATGTACATGAAGACGATTTAGTGGAAGAAAACCAGTTCACGGCCAGAAAGATTCTTAAGAGGCTGGTGGGTCTTTCCCAGAGGAGAGACTGGGAGACCTGGGACTGCCAGGGGACACGGCTGGACAGGGGAGTGTAATCAGTGTGTGCAAATCCCTGATGGCAGAGAATGAAGCCGAGAGGTCCTGGCTGTTCTTGGTAGTGCACAAGGGTGGGACAAGAGGGCAGGGGCACAAGTGAAAACAGCTGGAATTCCATGGGCAAGGCAGACAAGCTGTTTTCATTCTGGGAGGATTGTCCCAGAGTAAAAGGTGAGGAGTAGTTTTCCTGGGAGATCCAAGACTGACCTGTCCAAGGTCCTGGAAATCCGGCTCTTGCTGACCATGACCGAGCAGAAGAGAATGAAGCAGTTGCACTCCCGTGTTCCTTCCTAATTGGATGATGTTGTTCCTGTTTTTCAGGGGAGGATTAGGTAGTCCTGCTGGGAGGAGAATTTCCCAAGTGTGTTGTGGCACAGGGAGACTTAGAGAGAGCCATGAGCAAGAGAAATTTCTTGTGTCCAAGCTTTGATGTAGGAGGTGATGGGCTGGTGTCTCCCCTCAATCCCTGCACCCCATGCCAGCCATGGTTGTTACAAATCATGACGTATTTTCTCAGAAAGCTGTTGAGACCTCTGTCCATTGACACCAATGATCTGTTTATTCCCAGCACTGTGTTGGGTGAAGAGGTAAGACCCCTGGAATTCACAAAGCTGAGGAGACATGTCAGGCTTTGATGCAGgaaaattttattgaagaaaaaaaaatatgatgggACAGAAGAAAGTACATCAAAAGATCCTGTGTGAGGTAGAAATAAGGCAACCATCAGGCAAGGTGCTTTTCTTGTAGGAGCTGTTGTCAGAGTAGTGAGGTGGTTGGTgtcagggctggtgctgagaCCCCTCAGCAGATGCCCCTTCTGCCGTAGCAGCCCAGGCCTCCCAGGCCGTAGCCAAATCCACGGCCATAGCCAAGGCCGTAGCCAAAGCCACCAAATCCCCCAGAGacgggctgtccctgggcactgagttCAGTGCCCACGGCAGCCGAGGAGGTGGATCCGACGACggtgctctgggggaaggaggtcatgatgggtcctggcagggtgaccagcacaggggcagggtcAATGATGACACGGGAAGCCTGgcattgcagggcacagggctcgttgcagctgttggccagcgggGTGGGTCCGCAGGGAGTGCAGAGGTTGTTGCAGGCCATGGCTGTGCGGTGGAGGGTCCCTGGAAGAGAAGGGGTTAGGCAAGGCTAAAGGTTTGGCATGGAAGTGGTGGTTATGCAGGAAAGTGAGAGGATTTTATGAGGCTGTGAGAAGGCATGAGGACTTCggaggctggggctgagtgTGCTGGCAGAGAGGGGCCAGAGGTGCAAGTGGAAAGAGGGTCAGGGGTTTGAGGCTCACCTGGTtgtcagcaggagcaggaggagaaggtctGAGGAGAAGTGTGTGAGGGAGAGGCTCTGGGCCGGCTTTTATGCTGATCCTGAAGGGGCGTGACAGCCTTGTCCCATGGCCTTGGGGCATTTTTGGGCAGCAGTTCTTGCCCGGGCCAGCTTAGTCAGTTGTGAAATGAGGAGTGTTTTCTTTACTGTCCTTCTGCAGTGTCATGTCCTGCTCTTGAGGCCGTGTCCATCTGACCTTGGCTGCACCCTGAATGAGTTGTTCTTTGGGCGGTTTTGATTCTTTGATGTGTAACAGGGAGGGCTGAATAAAcaagcagagcccaggagaggTGTGCTGTCACCAGTGAGGTCATTTTGTGGCTTTCATATGCAGTGGTTTTCGAGTGCCTTGTGAAGACTGGGCTCATCCCTTTGTGTCTTCAACGAGATCATGTGACAGAAACTGGAAAACCAGATACTGGTCAGGAtggatttgtttcctttttatggTCCATTTGGATTTCAGAAAATTACAGGACAAggaattctttcattttcaatgtATATTCTGACGTAATTAAGAAGTCAAAACCCCCCACCAACAAACAATATCCGATCCCTTTATGATCATAGCTGGTGACTGACTTCAATTCTTCAATTCTGCATTTAAGCTGTAAGGTTTCATATCTCACATACCTTAAGTCCTAATACTAGGTTCACATTAGTAAAACTCAGTAATTGCTATCTGATGGTCCGTGtgctcctctttccctctttgtcATGGTATGGACATTTCTCCATgaaattctatgattccatgtCCTGCTCTTGAATCCTTGTCCATCTAAACTTGACAGCAGCTTGTGAGCACAAGCAGATACATGAGAGGATTTGCATGGAAGAATGGTGTTAGGCCTGGCCCAATAATCAACCAAAATCTTGGAGAGGTGTGCTGCCATCAGTGAAATCCCCCTGTGGCACTGACTtgtgtgctgtggtttgtgggTGTGTTGTGAAGAGGGGCCCCATTCCCTCCCAGCGCTgtcaggctgctctgggatttgcagctgtgctgcagctgttgcCCCTTCACTCACATTCCACTGCTCCCCTCCTTGATCCCACTTGGCTGAGGCTGACACTAGGCCTGACCTCTCCTGTTCACTGTGCTCTGTGGATATCTTGGTGCCCCTCCTGCTCAGAAGATTTTTATACCCAGAATGAGATGGTTCTTTACTTCAGCTCAGAAACAACACAGGCAAGTCCAAGTTGTGTCAGTGTCCAGCGTGGTGGCCTGAGAAAGGTCTGAAGGGCTGGACCCGGAGGCTTGTGGTCAGTGTCCCAAAGTCCAGATGGCAGCAAGTCCCCAGGGCTGTAGGTCTGGAGTTGTGTCCTTTGGGCCAACCGTGACAATCTGACTGGTGCTGGACATCTGCTGGAGCTCATCAAGGGCATCTGCCCAGTGCTGTTTTTTGTGACGGGTCAACCTGGACAGGAAGGAATATATGAGtatcaaatgcttttcttctaaGAAATCATCCCTGTGATTGTGGGTgagaggaaatgcagcaggagGTGTCCCAGACCCATAGTGGGAAAAGGGACCCCAAGTTTGTGGATCAGGATTGTGAGAAAAGTTGTGATGAAGCAGAAGGAGGTGACCCTTGCTGTGTCTTGAACCTTGATAAGGTCCCAAGTGAGGTGTTGTGAGCAGTTCTGGGCTTCCCACATGTACCTGAAGACGATTTAGTGGAAGAAAACCAGTTCACGGCCAGAAAGATTCTTAAGAGGCTGGTGGGTCTTTCCCAGAGGAGAGACTGGGAGACCTGGGACTGCCAGGGGACAAGGCTGGACAGGGGAGTGTCATCAGTGTGTGCAAATCCCTGATGGCAGAGAATGAAGCCGAGAGGTCCTGGCTGTTCTCGGTAGTGCACAAGTGTGAGACAAGAGGGCAGGGGCACAAGTGAAAACAGCTGGAATTCCATGGGCAAGGCAGACAAGCCTTTTTCAGTCTAGAAGGATTGTCCCAGAGTAAAAGGTGAGGAGTAGTTTTCCTGGGAGAGCCAAGACTGACCTGTCCAAGGTCCTGGAAATCCATCTCTTGCTGAACATGATGGAGCAAAAGAGAATGAAACAGTTGCACTCCAGTGTTCCTTCCTAATCGGGTGATGTTGTGGTTGTTTTTCGGGGGAGAATTGAGGAGTCCTGCTGGGAAGAGAGTTTCCAAAATTTGTTGGGGCACTGAGACACTTGGAGAGAGGCATGAGCAAGAGAGATTTGTTGTGTCCAAGACTTTGGTGTAGGAGGTGACGGGCTAGTGTCTCCCCTTAATCCCCACACCCCATGCCAGCCATGGTTGTTACAGGTCGTGACGTATTTTCTCAGAAAGCTGTGGAGACCTCTGTCCGTTGACACCAATGATCTGTTTATTCCCAGCACTGTGTTGGGTGAAGAGGTGAGACCACTGGAATTCACAAAGATGCGGAGACATTTCAGGATTTGATGGCGGAAAACTttattgaggggaaaaaaaatctgtaggaAGAGACAGgaggaagtatttaaaaggaTCCGGTGTGAGGTAGAAATAAGGCAACCATCAGCCGAGGCGCTTTGCTTGTAGGAGCTGTTGTCAGAACAGTGAGGTGGTTGGTgtcagggctggtgctgagaCGCCTCAGCAGATGCCCCTTCTGCCGTAGCAGCCCAGGCCTCCCAGGCCGTAGCCAAATCCACGGCCATAGCCAAGGCCGTAGCCAAAGCCACCAAATCCCCCAGAGacgggctgtccctgggcactgagttCAGTGCCCACGGCAGCCGAGGAGGTGGATCCGACGACggtgctctgggggaaggaggtcatgatgggtcctggcagggtgaccagcacaggggcagggtcGATGATGACACGGGAATCCTGgcattgcagggcacagggctcgttgcagctgttggccagcgggGTGGGTCCGCAGGGAGTGCAGAGGTTGTTGCAGGCCATGGCTGTGCGGTGGAGGGTCCCTGGAAGAGAAGGGGTTAGGCAAGGCTAAAGGTTTGGCATGGAAGTGGTGGTTATGCAGGAAAGTGAGAGGATTTTATGAGGCTGTGGGGCAGCATGAGGACTGCAGAGGCAGGGGCGGAGTGTGCTGGCAGAGAGGGGCCAGAGGTGCAAGTGGAAAGAGGGTCAGGGGTTTGAGGCTCACCTGGTtgtcagcaggagcaggaggagaaggtctGAGGAGAAGTGTGTGAGGGAGAGGCTCTGGGCCGGCTTTTATGCTGATCCTGAAGGGGCGTGACAGCCTTGTCCCATGGTCTTGAGGCATTTTTGGGCAGCAGTTCTTGCCCGGGCCAGCTTAGTCAGTTGTGAAAT contains:
- the LOC136374027 gene encoding feather beta keratin-like, which produces MPQDHGTRLSRPFRISIKAGPEPLPHTLLLRPSPPAPADNQGTAMACNNLCTPCGPTPLANSCNEPCALQCQDSRVIIDPAPVLVTLPGPIMTSFPQSTVVGSTSSAAVGTELSAQGQPVSGGFGGFGYGLGYGRGFGYGLGGLGCYGRRGIC
- the LOC136360807 gene encoding feather beta keratin-like; translation: MTLQKHGKENTPHLMTHKAGPGTLHTTAMACNNLCSPCGPTPLANSCNEPCALQCQDSRVIINPSPVLVTLPGPIMTSFPQSTVVGSTSSAAVGTELSAQGQPISGGFGFGLGYGLGYGCGLGGLGCYGRRGIC